One Variibacter gotjawalensis genomic window, GATCTCGCGTATCATCTCGGCCGCGCGCTGCAACTCACCAACATCTCGCGCGATATCGACGAGGACGCCGACATCGGCCGTCTTTATCTGCCGCGTGAAGCGCTCGAAGCAGCCGGCATCACGACGACCGATCCGCATGCCGCCATCGCGAGCCCGCGCATCGGCGAGGTCGGCAATGCGGTCCTGGCGCGCGCCCGCGATCACTTCGCGCGCGCCGACGCAATCATGGCTGCCGCCCCGCGACGCACGGTCAAAGCTCCACGCATCATGGGCGAAGCTTATCGTGCTATATTCGACGGGCTTGTCGCGCGCGGCTTTGCGCCGCCGCGCGAGCGCGTCAGCATTTCCAAGCCAAAACTTCTCATCGCCATTTTGAAATACGCGTTTATCTGATGCCCAGCACAGTCCACATCATTGGTGCCGGCCTTGCCGGTCTCGCCGCTGCCATTCGCCTGCAGGAGAATGGCTATCGCACGATCGTGCATGAGGCGACCGGCCATGTCGGCGGCCGCTGCCGCTCGTTCTACGATGCAGCGACAGACCTCGTGATCGACAACGGCAACCACCTTCTGCTGTCGGCGAACCACGCAGTGCTCGAATATGCGCGCACGCTCGGCACCGAAGACCGTCTCTCCGGTCCGGCGAAACCCGATTTCGATTTCTACGACCTCAAGAGCAATCTTCACTGGAAGCTGCGTATCAGCCCGGGCCGGATACCGTGGTGGGTCTTCGATCCGAAGAGCCGCGTGCCCGGCACGACGACAGTCGACTATCTCAAGCTCGTGCCGTTGCTGATGTCGAGCAGCGACAAGCCGCTCGCCGATGTTATTCCGACCAGTGGCGTCCTCTACGAGCGCCTGATCCAGCCGTTGATGTTGGCGGCGCTCAACGTCGATCCGAAGACCGGATCGTCGGCGCTGGCCGCGCAAGTCGTGCGCGAGACGCTTGCGGCCGGTGGTCAGCAGTGCCGACCGCTGATCGCGAGCACAGGTCTGAGTGACGTGCTCATCGAGCCCGCCGTCGCGCGTATCACCGAGGGGCACGGCGAAGTGCGTATGCGTCACGAACTGCGCCGCATCCTCCACGAGGGCGACCGCGCGACCGCGCTCGACTTCGGCGAGAACACGATCCTGCTCGAAGGGGACGACGCCGTCGTCGTCGCGGTCCCGGCTTACGCCGCCGCGACGCTGATCCCAGGCCTCAACGTGCCGACCGACATGCGACCAATCCTCAACGTGCATTTCGCGATCAAGCCTCCGAAGGGCGTTTCGCAATTGATCGGCGTCGTCAACGCGACCACCGAGTGGATTTTCGCGTTTCCTAACCGGCTTTCGGTCACGGTTAGCGGCGCCGAGCGCCTGATGGCCGAGCCGCGCGAGCAGCTAGCAGAGGCGATCTGGCAAGAGGTCGCGGCAGTCACGGGCCTTACCGGCACGCCGATGCCGCGGTGGCAGATCGTCCGCGAGCGCCGTGCGACTTTTGCCTCAATTCCAGCCGAAAACGCCAAGCGACCCGGCACGGCTACGCGCTGGAAAAACGTGGCCCTCGCGGGCGATTTCACCCAGACCGGCCTGCCGGCGACGCTCGAGGGCGCAACGCGCTCCGGCAATCGCGCGGCCGATCTTCTGATGAGCAGATAATGGATCAAAGCGCGACACTCCCCCGCGAAGTCTTGGAGCGCCACATCGGCAAAGCGACCGATGCGCTTCTCGCGGACCAGAAGCCGGACGGCCATTGGGTCTTCGAGCTCGAAGCCGACGCGACGATTCCGGCCGAATACGTCCTCATGCGCCACTATCTTGGCGAGCCGGTAGCGCACGAACTCGAGCGAAAGATCGCGGTTTATCTCCGCCGCATTCAGGGCAAGCACGGCGGCTGGCCTCTGTTCCACGACGGCGCCTTCGACATGAGCGCTAGCGTGAAGGCTTATTTGGCGCTCAAGATGATCGGCGAGGATATCAATGCGCCGCACATGACGCGCGCGCGCGAAGCGATCTTGTCGCGCGGCGGCGCCGTCTACTCGAACGTCTTCACGCGCATTCTGCTGTCGCTCTACGGCGTCATTCCGTGGAAGGCCGTGCCCGTGATGCCGGTCGAGATCATGCTGCTGCCGAAGTGGTTCCCGTTCCACCTCGACAAAGTTTCGTATTGGGCGCGTACCGTGATCGCGCCGCTGCTCGTGTTGCAGGCTTTGAAGCCGCGCGCGCGCAACAAACTCGGTGTGAAGATTGACGAGCTGTTCCATCAGGATCCGCAGACAGTCGGCCCACCGACGCGCGCCGCGCATCAGAAGGCGTCGTGGTTCTACGGCTTCCGCGTCATCGACGCGTGCTTGCGTGTCGTCGAGCCGTTCTTTCCGAAGAGCATCCGCAAGCGCGCGATCGATCGCGCGGTGTCGTTCGTCACCGAGCGGCTCAACGGCGAGGACGGCCTCGGCGCGATTTTCCCCGCGATGGCGAATTCCGTCATGATGTACGACGTGCTCGGCGTGCCGGAAGACGATCCGCGCCGCGCCATCGCGCGTCACTCGATCGAGAAGCTTCTCATCATCAAGGATGAGGAGGCCTACTGCCAGCCGTGCCTTTCGCCGGTGTGGGACACTGCACTCGTGACACACGCGCTCTTAGAGTCGGGTGGTGAGAAGGCTGTCGCGCAAGCCGTCAAAGGCCTCGATTGGCTCAAGCCTTTGCAAGTTCTCGACGTGAAAGGCGATTGGGCCGAAGCGCGGCCGAACGTTCGTCCCGGCGGCTGGGCATTCCAGTATCGCAACGATCACTATCCGGATCTCGACGACACCGCGGTGGTCGTGATGGCGATGGATCGCTCGCGCGGCCTCGGCACCGAGGCGCGGTTCGAGGAAGCCATCGCGCGCGGCCGCGAATGGATCGAAGGCTTGCAGAGCCACGACGGCGGCTATGCGGCGTTCGATGCCGACAACACCTATTATTACCTCAACAACATCCCGTTCGCGGATCACGGCGCGTTGCTCGATCCGCCGACCGAGGACGTGACGGCGCGTTGCGTCTCGATGCTCGCGCAGCTCGGCGACACGATTGAGAAAAATCCGAACCTCAAGCGCGCGGTCGAATACTTGCGCAAGACGCAGATGCCGGAAGGCTCGTGGTATGGCCGCTGGGGCCTCAACTACATCTACGGCACGTGGTCCGTGATGTGCGCGCTCAACGCCGCCGGCGTCGATCAGAAAGACGACATGATGCGGCGCGGCGTCGCGTGGCTGCTCAAGATCCAGAACGCCGATGGCGGCTGGGGCGAGGATGGCGTGAGCTATAAGCTCGACTACCGCGGCTACGAACCGGCGCCGAGCACCGCATCGCAGACCGCGTGGGCGATGCTGGCGCTGATGGCGGCAGGCGAGGGCAACAATCCTGCGGTCGAGCGCGGCGTCGCCTATCTCGCAGCGACACAGAACGACGAAGGTTTGTGGGACGAGGAGCGCTACACCGCGACCGGTTTCCCGCGCGTCTTCTATCTGCGCTACCACGGCTACCGGAAATTCTTCCCGCTGTGGGCGATGGCGCGCTATCGCAACCTGCAGAACGCCAACAGCCCGACCGTCGCGTACGGCATGTGATGAGCGCGCTTCCGCTCATCGCCGTCGTCGGCCTCACCTTCGAAGAAGCGATCATCGCGGCGCCCGGCATCGTCGTCGTGCGCGGCGGTGACGGCAGCCGGCTCGACGCAGCGCTCGAAGCAGCGCTGGCGAACGGTGCGCGCGGTCTCATCAGTTTCGGCATCGCGGGCGGCCTTGCGCCGCATGCGCCGTGCGGCACCGTCGCAGTCGCGACCGAAGTCGTGCACGGCGAAGAGCGCTACACCTGCGATCCCGATTGGACGCTTGCGCTTCTCAAGAAGCTCCCGGACGCGCTCGACGGCGTCTTCGCAGGCGTCTCGGCGCCCGTCACGACTCCGGAAGCGAAAGCCGCTCTCCACCAAGCCACCGGCGCGATCACGGTGGATATGGAATCGCACAAGGTCGCGCGCGCTGCGGCGAAACACGGGCTTCCATTCGCGGCGCTCCGCGCGATCAGCGATCCGGCCGAGCGCGCGCTGCCGCCGTCGGCTCTCGTCGGCATGACACCGGAAGGTCAAACGAATGCGGGCGCCGTGATGCGATCTCTCGCGCGGCGCCCGCAGGATTTGCCTGGATTGATACGAGCCGGTCTCGACGTGAAGACCGCGACGGCTGCGTTACTCCGCAGCCGTGAGAGTCTGGGGCCGCTCCTTGGCCTTCTTCTCGATTGATTCCATCTCGTGTTCGACGTGCTTGGCGAACACGAACTCGGCCGGGCGCTGATTGGCGAGTGAAATTTCCGGCGCCATCGGGCCGTCCGTGCGGATGCCCGTGAAGGCAAACTTCAGCGCTTTGAGCGGGTGCGAAATCATCTGATCGGCTGCAGTCGGCTCGTAGCCGCAATGCGCCATGCAGTTCGCACACTTCTCGTACTTGCCGGTGCCGTAGGAATCCCAGTCGGTGGTTTCCATCAGCTCCTTGTACGTCTTCGTGTAGCCTTCGCCGAGCAGGTAGCACGGCTTCTGCCAACCGAAGATGTTGCGCGTCGGCATGCCCCACGGCGTGCAGTGATGCTCTTGGTTGCCGGCGAGGAAGTCGAGGAAGAGCGGCGAGTGGACGAAGTTCCACTTCTTGCCCTTGCCGAGTGCGAACACCTTGCGGAACAATTCCTTCGTCTTCTTGCGGGCGAGGAAGTGCTGCTGGTCCGGTGCGCGCTCGTAGGCGTAGCCGGGCGAGATCGAAACGCCGACGCCGAGCTCCTTACAGAAGTCGAGATACCCCGCGATGTCCTCGGCCGAGTGGCCGTCGAAGATTGTCGCGTTGACGTTGACGGCGAAGCCCGCGGCGCGCGCGGCCTTGATCGCCGAAACGGCCTTATCGAACACGCCGTCCTGGCAGACGGCCTTGTCGTGGTGATCCTTCAGGCCATCGAGATGGACCGAAAAGAACAGATACGGCGACGGCTTGAAGAGGTGCAGCTTCTTCTCGAGCAGCAGCGCGTTCGTGCAGAGCGAGACGAACACTTTGCGCTCGATGATGCCCGCAACGATTTCGCCGATCTCCTTGTGGATCAGCGGCTCGCCGCCCGGAATGGCGACCATCGGCGCACCGCACTCGTCGACAGCCTGCAGGCACTCTTCGACGGTCATGCGGCGATTGAGAATCGGCGCCGGATAATCGATCTTGCCGCAGCCCGCGCAAGCGAGGTTGCAGCGGAACAACGGCTCCAGCATCAGCACGAGCGGATAGCGCTTGTTGCCAAGCAGCTTCTGCTTGATGAGGTACGTGCCGAGCTTGATCTCTTTTAGAAACGGAACGGGCATCTTTACTTTCTCCACCAGCAGACGGATCAACGGCCGTTGCTGATCGTATGGGCTGTCTTCACATCGGCCAGCACGGCCGGAAGACGAAACTGAACATTCTCTTCACGCCCCGGCAGGGTCGACACTTCTACCGGGCCTAATCGGCGTAACGCACCGATAACATCTTCAACCAACACTTCCGGTGCTGAAGCCCCGGCTGTGATACCGACAGTCTCGATTCCACGCAACCATTCGGCCTTCACCTCGCTACCATCGGCGACAAGAAAGCTGGGTAAGCCCTCTTCTTCCCCGATTTCGCGCAAGCGATTGGAATTAGAACTGTTCTTGGCGCCGACCATGAGGATGAGATCAACCACCTTAGCTAAGTCGCGGACCGCCGACTGACGGTTCTGCGTCGCATAGCAGATATCCCGTGTTTCTGGTCCCACAAGGTCCTTAAAACGTCGTTGCAGGGCTTCGATGATACCGCGCGTGTCGTCGACGCTGAGCGTCGTCTGCGTCACATAAGCGACCGGCGTGTCGACCGGGATATCCAGCGTGGCAACGTCAGCTTCGGTCTGCACCAGAGCCACCGGCGCATCGATCTGACCGAGTGTGCCTTCGACCTCGGGGTGACCTGCGTGGCCGATGAGGATCAGCTTGCGGCCTTGGCTGACATATCGCTTGCCTTGGTTGTGCACCTTCGTGACGAGCGGGCAGGTGGCATCAAGCACCGGAAGATTACGCGAGGCTGCGTCGGCCTCGACCACCTTCGCGACGCCGTGCGCCGAGAAGATTGCGATCGCGCCATCCGGGATCTCGGAGACTTCCGCGACAAAACGCGCGCCGCGATCTTTCAGGCTCTCGACCACGTATTTGTTATGCACGATCTCGTGGCGGACATAGACCGGCGGCCCGAACTTCTCGATCGCCCGTTCGACGATCTCGATCGCTCGTACCACTCCGGCACAGAAACCGCGGGGTTGCGCCAAAATAACTTTCATCGACCAGTCAGGCTCCTGCGCGCTTCCAATACGGGAACGCACTCTCTCTGAACGTCAAAGCCGCACATCCAGCGCCCCGCCGCCGAATGATTGGCCCTATGGGTGAATGCGGCTTCCGCCAAGCCGCCCGTGAGAACCGAAAGAGTGGCCCACCCCAATGGACCATCCTCCGGCTCGCGTACTGCCTCAGGCGAGTTGCACCACTTCAGGTGCAACATCTTTGCCAAGGGCTTCGAACACCTTGACGAAGATGCCTTGCGCATCGAGACCCGCCTTCGCGTACATGATGTTCGGCGAGTCATGATCGATGAAGGTATCCGGCAGGATCATCGAGCGGAACTTGAGACCGCGGTCGAAAACGCCGTTGTCGGACAGAAGTTGCATGACCTGGCTGCCGAAGCCGCCGATCGAGCCTTCTTCGATCGTGATCAAAACTTCGTGCTCGCGGGCCAAACGCAGGATGAGATCGCTGTCGAGCGGCTTGGCAAAGCGTGCATCCGCGACTGTCGTCGAGAGGCCATGTGCGCCGAGCTGGTCGGCAGCCTTCAATGCTTCCTGCAGACGCGTGCCGTAGGAGAGCAGGGCGATCTTCGTGCCTTCGCGCACGATACGGCCCTTGCCGATTTCGAGCGGCACGCCGAATTCCGGCAGATCGATGCCGACACCGTCACCACGCGGATATCGCAGCGCCGACGGGGCATCGTCGATCGCAACTTGCGTCGCAACCATGTGACGCAGATCGGCCTCATCGGCCGCAGCCATCAGAACGAAGTTCGGCAGACAGCCGAGATAGGCGATGTCGAACGAGCCCGCATGCGTCGGGCCGTCGGCGCCGACGAGACCGGCGCGGTCCATCGCGAAACGAACCGGAAGATTCTGAATCGCAACGTCGTGAACGACTTGGTCGTAGCCGCGCTGAAGGAACGTCGAGTAGATCGCGCAGAACGGCTTGTAACCTTCGGTCGCAAGACCGGCCGCGAATGTCACGGCATGCTGCTCGGCGATACCAACATCGAAGGTGCGTTCCGGGAACGCCTTGTTGAAGATGTCGATGCCGGTGCCGGACGGCATTGCGGCCGTGATGCCGACGATCTTGTCGTCCTTCTGGGCTTCGAGCACGAGGCTCTCGCCGAACACCTTCTGATACGAGGGCGCATTCGGCTTGGCTTTGGCCTGCTTGCCGGTGACGACATCGAATTTCACGACGCCATGATACTTGTCGTCCGCAGCTTCGGCCGGGCCATAGCCCTTGCCCTTCTGCGTCACGACGTGGATGAGGATCGGGCCTTCCTTCGCATCGCGCACGTTCTTAAGAACGGGCAGCAGATGGTCTAAGTTATGCCCGTCGATCGGGCCTACGTAGTAAAAGCCGAGCTCTTCGAACAGCGTACCGCCGGTAACAAAACCGCGTGCGAGTTCTTCGGCCAGCGCTGCCTTCTGCTCGAAGAATTTCGGCAGACGCTTCGCGATCTGCTTGCCGATCTCGCGCAGCGAGCGATAAGTGCGGCCCGAAATGAGACGCGCAAGGTAAGCCGACATCGCGCCGACCGGCGGAGCGATCGACATCTCGTTGTCGTTGAGGATGACGATCAGGCGCGAGTTCATCGCGCCGGCATTGTTCATTGCCTCGTAAGCCATGCCGGCCGACATCGAACCGTCGCCGATGACTGCGATAACGTTGTTCTTCCCGCCGCCGAGATCGCGTGCGACGGCCATGCCGAGGCCGGCCGAGATCGATGTCGACGAATGCGCGGCGCCGAAGGGGTCGTATTCGCTCTCGGCGCGCTTGGTGAAGCCCGAGAGGCCGTCGCCTTGACGCAGCGTGCGAATGCGATCGCGGCGGCCGGTCAAAATCTTGTGCGGATAGGCCTGATGGCCGACGTCCCAAATGATGCGATCGTCGGGCGTATTGAAGACATGATGTAGCGCAACGGTGAGCTCGACTACGCCGAGGCCCGCGCCGAGGTGACCGCCCGTGACCGACACGGCGCTGATCGTTTCGTCACGGAGTTCCTGCGCAACTTGTTTCAAATCCGCTTCGCGGATGCGACGCAAGTCTGCCGGAGTTTTGATCGTATCGAGCAACGGAGTTTGCAAGTTCATCTCACAGCTTTTCGTTTATCGGTGCTAGCTTGCCGCCGCGTGCTCCACCGGTCCAAAGGCTCATTTGGGCTCTTTTGAGCTTCTCACAACCAGGAGCAAAGGCGTTGGGCGATAATAAGGAACCGCTTCCGCCAACCCTGGAAATCGATCCTTTTCACTACTTGATCCCAGGGGTCCCTCGCAATAGGAACCGCTGAACCCACCCTCCAGTTCGGACTTAGTCACCAAATATGCTGAAGAGGACCATCGTCGGGATTGTACAATACTGTACCCGCGCGCCATGGATAGTGGTCGCGGGATCAATCATTATTGCAATTCTTTCAGGCTATTACACGGCGAATAACTTTTCTATCGATACCGACATCGGGAAGCTGATTTCGCCTACGGTGGATTGGAGAAAGCGCGAAATCGCCTTCGAACAGGCCTATCCGGGCAAAGACAACTCAATTCTCGTGGTAATCGAGGCTTCTACGCCCGAACAGGCGGCGCAGGCGCAGGCGCGGCTCGCGACCGAGCTGGAGAAGAATAAGGACCTCTTTCCTGGCGTCGTGCGGTCGGGAGCTGGTCAGTTCTTCGAGCAGAATGGGCTTTTGTTCCTTCCGCAAGAAGAAGTGGAAAAGACGACCGGGGGCCTCGCTCAAGCCGACCAACTCGTCGGCGTTCTGGCCGCGGACCCCAGTTTGCGAGGCCTGACCGACGCGCTTCGATTCGCTCTCGCCGGCGTCCAGCGCGGCGCCACCACCCTCGATCAACTCGCCCCCACCATGAATGCGGCCGCCGAAACGGTCGAAAAAGACCTAGCGGGTCAGCCGGCCAGTTTCTCTTGGCATGGCCTCCTGCGCGGAAAGTTGGAGCCGGGCGATCTCCGCCGGTTCATCCAGGTTCAGGCAAAGCTCGACTTCTCCGCTCTGGAGCCGGGTAAGGACGCCTCCGACGCAATCCGTAAGGCTGCGCGCGACCTCAACCTCGCCGAGACGCTGAACGCGCGCGTCCGCCTCACCGGTGCAGTGCCCATCGCCGACGAAGAATTCGCCACCGTGCAGGAAGGCTTCCTCTTCCATACGGTCGGCATGGTGTTCTTCGTCCTGTTGATCCTCTGGCTGGCCCTCCACTCGGGCAAGCTTATCTTCGCCGTCCTCATCAACATGTTCCTCGGCCTCGCCATCACGGCGGCGCTTGGGCTCCTGATGGTCGGATCGCTGAACTTGATCTCGATCGCTTTCGCGGTGCTGTTCGTCGGCCTCGGCGTCGACTTCGGCATTCAGTTCGCGGTCCGCTATCGCGCGGCGCGCTTTGCCAGCGACGACTTGCGGGAAGCGCTGGCAGAGACGGCACGCTCGATCGGTTCGCCATTGACCCTCGCGGCTGCAGCTGTTGCCGCAGGCTTCTTGTCGTTCCTGCCGACCGCCTATAGCGGCGTTTCCGAACTCGGTCAGATCGCCGGCGTAGGCATGCTGATCGCGTTCTTGACGAGCGTGACGTTCCTGCCGGCGCTGCTGACGCTGCTCAATCCGGCCGGCGAACCGGCCGAGGTCGGCTATAAGGCGCTGGCTCCAGTCGATCATTTCCTCGAGCGGCACCGCATCGGGGTGCTCGCCGGCACCGCGCTCTGCGCCATCGGTGGTCTGCCGCTGTTGTTCTACCTGACTTTCGACTTCAACCCGATCAACCTGCGCAGTCCGAAGGTGGAGTCGATCGCGACCTTCCTCGATCTGCGCAAGGACCCGAATATCGGCGCCAACGCGATCAACGTCTTGCTGCCGTCGCAGGCGGAAGCCGAGAAAGTTGCCGAGGGCCTCGGCAAGCTTCCCGAGGTCGAGCGCGCGATGACGGTCGCGAACTTCGTGCCGGAGGATCAAGAGCCGAAGCTCAAGGCGATCCGCGCGCTCGCCGAGAAGCTCGAGCCGGCGCTCAACCCGGACAATCCGGAGCCCCCGCCGACCGACGCCGAGAACGTCGAGTCCCTCAACGACACCGCCACGGCGCTCGAGAAAGCCGCCGAAGCCGGCAAGGGGATTGGCGCGGATGCGGCCAAACGATTGGCCGCCGCGCTGAAAAAAGTGGCCGCCAGTCCCGAGCCAATGCGTGCGTCAGTGACCGCGTCATTCATCCCCCCTCTGCAAACTGTCCTCGGCGAATTACGCAATTATCTCAAAGCCGAACCGGTAACTCTTGAATCACTTCCTCAGGAGTTGAAATCCGACTGGATCACCAAAGATGGTCGCGCCCGCGCCGAGGCGATCCCCAAAGGCGACCCGAACGACAACGACGTTTTGCGGGCTTTCGCGCGCTCGGTCGTGAAGGCTTATCCGAACGCGATCGGTGGCCCGATCTCGATTCTCGAGTCCGGCAATACGATCGTGAACGCGTTCATCCAGGCCGGGATCTGGGCGCTGCTCTCGATTGCGATTCTGCTCTGGATCGTGCTGCGCCGGATCAGCGACGTGCTGCTGACGTTGGTCCCGCTGCTCGTCGCGGGCGTGCTGACGCTCGAAATCTGCGTGTTGATAGGGATGCCGCTCAACTTCGCGAACATCATCGCGTTGCCGCTGCTGCTCGGTGTCGGCGTCGCGTTCAAGATCTACTACATCATGGCGTGGCGCGCCGGGCAGGGGAACCTGCTGCAGTCGAGCCTGACCCGCGCCGTGATTTGGAGTGCGCTCGCCAGCATGGTGGCCTTCGGCAGCCTCTGGCTGTCCAGCCATCCGGGCACGTCGAGCATGGGCAAGTTGCTCGCGCTCTCGCTTGCCACGACGCTCTGCGCCGCAGTGCTGTTCCAGCCGGCCCTGATGGGCAAGCCGCGCGAGGTCGAAAAAGACGGCACGAGCATCTAGCTCCCATCGTCACCGCCCAAACAGAAACGCCGCCCCGGAGGGCGGCGTTTTTCGTTTCAGTTTGCCGAGGCGATCAGGTGCCGACCGCGGAGCAGACGCTCTTCTGCGCCGGTGCCGCCGCGGCAGTTGTCTTCGGAGCCGGGGAACCCGGGGGCGGTGCGGCGCGGCCTGTGGTCTCGGCCTTCACGCGCGTCCACTTCTCGCCGCCGCAGAGGAAGCCCATCACGCAACCACGGACGTTGAGCAGGTCCGGATTGTCCAACGAGATGCTGGCCGTGTAGGTCTTGCCGTTCTCGGCGTTGTAGATTTGGCCTTCCCATTTATTGGGATCGGAAGGCTTCATACCAAGGATGATCGGCATGCCGAGAGTCGGCCGCGTCCGCTTGGCAGCGTCCGGATTTTCCTTGTCGACCCCGGGTTCCTTTTCCCACGAGATCACGCCCCAATAGGCGCCTTTACAGTTCTCGATCTTGATCTTGGCCACCTTGTCGGCAACCAGCCATTCACCGGTCGGGTCGGCCGCGGCCGCAATTCCTGTCGTGAGGCAGAGGGCCGCAAGGGCACCCGCAATACGTCGCATCACTGTTATTCCCTGTTTTTTGACCGCCCGGCACCATACAACCGTCTAAGAAACCCGTCACCATCTTCGTACTAAATTGGTTGCGGGCGGGCAGTGTTCTGCTTACGTCACGCTAAACAAGTCATGCAAACTGGACAAAACATGGGCGCAAATCCGGCCGATACGATCGACGCGGCCACACTTTTCGCGGCGAACGAAGCGGAACGCTACAATCTGCACACGCGCCATCTTAACGAGCAGATGGTCCGTGTCCTTAAAACTATCGGATATGACGTTGGTTTCACAAAGGGGCAGGGCCAATACCTTTATGACCGGAACGGCGAGAAGTATCTCGACCTTCTGAGCGGCTTTGGCGTGTTCGCGCTCGGCCGCAACCATCCGGACATTCGCGAAGCACTCAAGAGCGTCCTCGACAGCGATCTTCCGAATCTCGTCCAGATGGATGTCTCGACCCTCGCCGGCATCCTGGCGAAGAAGTTGCTCGAAAATGTCCCAAGCATGGAGAAGGTGTTTTTCGCCAACTCTGGGGCCGAAGCTGTCGAAGCCGCGATCAAGTTTGCCCGCGCGGCGACCGGCAAGCAGACCATCGTTTTTTGCGATCACGCTTTCCATGGCCTGACCCACGGCGCGCTCTCGCTGAACGGCGACGCC contains:
- a CDS encoding DUF2147 domain-containing protein, which codes for MRRIAGALAALCLTTGIAAAADPTGEWLVADKVAKIKIENCKGAYWGVISWEKEPGVDKENPDAAKRTRPTLGMPIILGMKPSDPNKWEGQIYNAENGKTYTASISLDNPDLLNVRGCVMGFLCGGEKWTRVKAETTGRAAPPPGSPAPKTTAAAAPAQKSVCSAVGT
- a CDS encoding MMPL family transporter; this translates as MLKRTIVGIVQYCTRAPWIVVAGSIIIAILSGYYTANNFSIDTDIGKLISPTVDWRKREIAFEQAYPGKDNSILVVIEASTPEQAAQAQARLATELEKNKDLFPGVVRSGAGQFFEQNGLLFLPQEEVEKTTGGLAQADQLVGVLAADPSLRGLTDALRFALAGVQRGATTLDQLAPTMNAAAETVEKDLAGQPASFSWHGLLRGKLEPGDLRRFIQVQAKLDFSALEPGKDASDAIRKAARDLNLAETLNARVRLTGAVPIADEEFATVQEGFLFHTVGMVFFVLLILWLALHSGKLIFAVLINMFLGLAITAALGLLMVGSLNLISIAFAVLFVGLGVDFGIQFAVRYRAARFASDDLREALAETARSIGSPLTLAAAAVAAGFLSFLPTAYSGVSELGQIAGVGMLIAFLTSVTFLPALLTLLNPAGEPAEVGYKALAPVDHFLERHRIGVLAGTALCAIGGLPLLFYLTFDFNPINLRSPKVESIATFLDLRKDPNIGANAINVLLPSQAEAEKVAEGLGKLPEVERAMTVANFVPEDQEPKLKAIRALAEKLEPALNPDNPEPPPTDAENVESLNDTATALEKAAEAGKGIGADAAKRLAAALKKVAASPEPMRASVTASFIPPLQTVLGELRNYLKAEPVTLESLPQELKSDWITKDGRARAEAIPKGDPNDNDVLRAFARSVVKAYPNAIGGPISILESGNTIVNAFIQAGIWALLSIAILLWIVLRRISDVLLTLVPLLVAGVLTLEICVLIGMPLNFANIIALPLLLGVGVAFKIYYIMAWRAGQGNLLQSSLTRAVIWSALASMVAFGSLWLSSHPGTSSMGKLLALSLATTLCAAVLFQPALMGKPREVEKDGTSI